In Planococcus versutus, the DNA window TCTACGGAGAGTATGTCATGTTGCAATATCCTGATTTAACAGCTCCATCTAATGCAACTGACGGTGCTGTTTATTTTACACTGACAACTGGCGATGATGGCTATGCCATTATCGATCGCATTGACAACGACTCGTTTTTCGGAGCGATTAAAGGCACTGCTTACGACGGTAACGTCACAGCGCCTCAATTAGAGCAGTTTTACGTTGAACAAGGATTGGGTCCACAACTCGAGTCGGCACTCGATTTAGAAGTCATCGTAGACGTTTCAAGCTGGGGAACTATCCGACCTGTCATTTTACAAGAACGAACAGAAAAATAATTCTTTTGACTAGTCCCCCAAAAAACAGGCTGTTCCAAACCGTCATTTTTTATGACAATTAGGAACAGCCTGTTTTTTTATACACACACTAATTTAACTCTGCTACATTCGATTTGAAAGCTCTTGTTACTCGTTTGCTCCGTAATAAGCAGCATCTCCCATTTCTTGTTGATTTTCAACGTTATTAATAACTACACCAAGTAAGCGTATTTTAGCAGCGGCCGTAATGGCTTCTTTTGCTTTAAGTGCTTGCGCTCTTTCCGTTTTCCCTGAATTTACTACGAGTATGGTTCCTTCACATTTGTTTGCTAAAATAACACTGTCCGTAACAGATAACACAGGCGGTGTATCAAAGATCAACAAATCGTATGTATCGAGTGCATGATCAAAAAGAAAATCCATATTGGGTGAGCTCAATAATTCAGCCGGATTAGGTGGAATCGAGCCACAAGGCAGTAAATCAAGATTTTCAATACCACTCGATTGAATGGCCATTTTCAAAGCAATTTGACGTGCTAATACATTCGATAATCCCCGTGTATTTGGAATTTTAAAAGTCTGATGCATCGTTGGCTTTCGCATATCTGCGTCAATTAACAAAACACGTTTGCCTTCTTGTGCAAATACAATCGCCAAATTTGACGAAGTGGTTGATTTACCTTCTGAGTGAGAAGCTGAAGTGACCACTAGTGACCTAATATCGCCGTCTGGAGAAGTAAAATGAATGTTCGTCCGTAACGTTCTAAACTGCTCAGATACACGTGATTTCGGATGAGTAATCGTCATTAACTTCCTACTTTTTGTTGCTAATTCCTTTTTATTTTTCACTCTTTTTGCGCCTCCCTACGTTTAAAAGCAATCGGCTCGTTTGCTGGGATGTCTTCTTCATTCATCGATGAGATAGCTCCTAAGACAGGAAGTCCTAATACGTTGTGGATATCTTCTTCATTTCTAAGCGTAGTATCCAAATAACGTAAAATCATTGCAATAGCTGCACCGACAATCAACCCTATAATAGCCGCTAACAAAATATTCAATGGTGGATTGGGAGACACTGGCGTTTGGTTTTCTGTAACTACTGCTGGTGACAGCAGTGTAACGTTGTCTACATTCATCAGTTCGATGATTTCAGCCTTAAACACTTCAGCTGTGTTATTTGCGATACTGACAGCTAAAGCAAGATCTGCATCTTGTACTACGATTGTAAGCAATTGAGAATTTTCCGTAATTTCAACGTTTACTTTTTCTTGAAGTTCTTCATAAGACACGTCTAATCCCAGCTGGCTAATTACTTGTTCAAGTATGATGGGACTCGTGATAATTTCACTATATGTACCAACCAATTGCAAATCAGTTTCAATACTTTGTGTAGTAAGCGTGACGATGTTTTGTTCTTGGTTAATTAGCAACTGTGTAGAGGTTTGATAAACAGGCGTCAGCAAATAATAAGAGACTGCTGCCGTAATAATCATAATCCCAATTGCAATGACCAGTATTAAACGAATACGTTTTTTTAGAATTTCATAAATTTCACGCATGCTAATGGTTTCTTTCATTTCGCCAAGCCTCCTTTCAATAACAAAACGGTATAAAAGACTAGACTCGGCTACAGGACATTTCCTTGTTTATCAATGTCCTTTCATCGAATTGACTGACAGAAGTCAACAATTAGTGGGAGAACGTTAGATGAATCTACGATTGTTAAAAGCAATCGCTTTCCGTCAATACGCGTCTTTTGAGCCGAACAACACGAGAATGGTTTTGAAGATCAATTTAATATCTACTGCTGTAGTTCGATTTCGTATATAATCCAAATCCATTTCGACCCATTCTTTAAAGCTAATATTACTTCGCCCATTCACTTGCCAAAAGCAAGTAAGTCCCGGAGTTACGCTGATTCGTTGTTTTTCGTAATTTGTATATTGCGCAACTTCATCAGGTAAGGCAGGTCGTGGACCTACGATAGTCATTTCTCCTTTTAACACATTAACCAATTGAGGCAATTCATCAATACTCGTTCTTCTAATAAATGTTCCAATTTTAGTAATTCTTGGATCAGATTTGATTTTGAATACAGGTCCAGACGCTTCATTTTGCTGTTGCAAAGAAGCCTTCAACTCTTCTGCGTTGCAAACCATCGATCTAAATTTGTACATGTCAAACGTTTTTCCGTGT includes these proteins:
- a CDS encoding GDYXXLXY domain-containing protein encodes the protein MKPWLFPIVQTVIVMVLLMSYYAASWFGEQYVLRAEPYDPFDPFYGEYVMLQYPDLTAPSNATDGAVYFTLTTGDDGYAIIDRIDNDSFFGAIKGTAYDGNVTAPQLEQFYVEQGLGPQLESALDLEVIVDVSSWGTIRPVILQERTEK
- a CDS encoding CpsD/CapB family tyrosine-protein kinase, with translation MKNKKELATKSRKLMTITHPKSRVSEQFRTLRTNIHFTSPDGDIRSLVVTSASHSEGKSTTSSNLAIVFAQEGKRVLLIDADMRKPTMHQTFKIPNTRGLSNVLARQIALKMAIQSSGIENLDLLPCGSIPPNPAELLSSPNMDFLFDHALDTYDLLIFDTPPVLSVTDSVILANKCEGTILVVNSGKTERAQALKAKEAITAAAKIRLLGVVINNVENQQEMGDAAYYGANE
- a CDS encoding YveK family protein; the protein is MKETISMREIYEILKKRIRLILVIAIGIMIITAAVSYYLLTPVYQTSTQLLINQEQNIVTLTTQSIETDLQLVGTYSEIITSPIILEQVISQLGLDVSYEELQEKVNVEITENSQLLTIVVQDADLALAVSIANNTAEVFKAEIIELMNVDNVTLLSPAVVTENQTPVSPNPPLNILLAAIIGLIVGAAIAMILRYLDTTLRNEEDIHNVLGLPVLGAISSMNEEDIPANEPIAFKRREAQKE
- a CDS encoding sugar transferase, whose translation is MTVSAPEKEKTNVKTRYNENVFESVKTNTGNGYLYTKRILDVIGSTMGLIMLMPLFLVISLLIKLENPTGPVFFKQKRIGKHGKTFDMYKFRSMVCNAEELKASLQQQNEASGPVFKIKSDPRITKIGTFIRRTSIDELPQLVNVLKGEMTIVGPRPALPDEVAQYTNYEKQRISVTPGLTCFWQVNGRSNISFKEWVEMDLDYIRNRTTAVDIKLIFKTILVLFGSKDAY